Genomic segment of Notolabrus celidotus isolate fNotCel1 chromosome 1, fNotCel1.pri, whole genome shotgun sequence:
CGGTTGTAGCTAACTTACAGGCTAACTTTAGGTTAATCAAAGTGCAGTTTTCCTCCCATAGTACCAGAGGTTAGTGTGTCAGGATCTGGAGTTATACaatcatgtgttgtttttttaaaaaaattagctAAATATATCATAAGCTAGCTTTAATAATGTTGAGCTTCTTGACAAGCTAACGTTAAATGTACTAAAGATCTACTGTGGAAGTTTAGCTAGATCTCCGATTAAGAGACAGATTACCTTAATGTGACCTTTGTCCTTAATATAATCCCAGATGATTCTGCTATTAGCACATGTGACAACAGTAAACATCTATGACTTGAACTGTCAGGCTCACACTCATTAGCATAACTTATTGTACTGACATATACTCCCTACAGTTATTAAAGTATGAATGATGTGTTTTTAGGGTGAAGGACAGTCAACATGGAGCCAGCGTGCCGCAAAGACAAACCAAAGCTGAACTCGACTCCGACCAGAGGAGACCGAGCCAAGCAGAAGTCTGCACAACAAGAGCTGAAACAAcgacagagagcagaggtgaCACACATCACTACTTTACATTTAACGCACCTTACAAGAGACTGAACACCTTTACTGTATCTAATGTGTATATTTTGAATTACTTACAGTGTTGGACAGTAACAAACACAATGTTttaagtatctgtactttacttgagtattatattttggggaacttattacttttactccatttaaagacaaatatcatccttttgactccactacatttctatcagtgctctagttacttactactttatctttgacgtcagctgatgaatttttttttctgaaatcagatcctaaagactgtaaactgttggtgtccttgtgtttggtatgtctcagtggtgtagccgtacctcggttgagtgtagatcaaacgttcttcagatcagtgcgttcatttagtcgtggtgatgatggctatgactgagaaggatgatgattctctacctgagcaccacggccatattttaaacccacgtttgaggttttgaaataaagaatgattgtttgtattgttgtaaatctctgatgtgtttaccacacaaacttcatcacagcttacaaaacatcagcatctaacctgagaaagcatgtggaggtctgtagctaacacactgctttgattccagatgaacaattgagacttgtctgtgcttgtagtaacttagtttatatttcatggtttacttcttagatatgaaatcatgttttctagataaacagaacagagcagattgtacacccatgcattcttgactgcactcatgctttgtgaaaatatgtttagagatattttaaaaagtactttgaatacttcagtatttttaaaaacaagtactccaggactttaactgaagtcataatctgactgaacaactttcacttgtattggagtaatgtttgaccaggaggatctatactttgacttaagttaTGACAACGTGAAGTTTGTCCACCTCTGATCCCCTCTAACTCCTGTCTCCGTTTCCTTC
This window contains:
- the svbp gene encoding small vasohibin-binding protein, whose translation is MEPACRKDKPKLNSTPTRGDRAKQKSAQQELKQRQRAEIYALNKVMTELEQQQFEAFCKQMQSQGE